A single window of Ictalurus punctatus breed USDA103 chromosome 27, Coco_2.0, whole genome shotgun sequence DNA harbors:
- the LOC108259371 gene encoding arylamine N-acetyltransferase, pineal gland isozyme NAT-10: MDLQEYFRRIGFGGTYEKPDLATLRTVHELHVMSVPFENLSIHCGERNTMDLQIIYEKIVRNRRGGWCSENNLLFSWVLREMGYKYTTLGSRVFNTLKNDFNPLDSHLINMVEIEGKPYIADVSFGVSCQIWHPLEMIAGKDQEQPAGIFRLLNDGERWMLEKTGRKPLVQNEAFTSSSLVDKRLTKTIYSFVLTPRGIDHFLNTTEYLQTSPESLFTQKSICSLQTPTGFRALIGWTFSEVTFNPEEDTDIIEIRDVSDSEIETILKERFNIVLLKKLTPINSKAAYKL, encoded by the coding sequence ATGGATCTTCAGGAATACTTCAGAAGGATCGGGTTCGGCGGGACGTACGAAAAACCCGATCTGGCCACACTCCGCACCGTCCACGAGCTGCACGTGATGAGCGTTCCCTTCGAGAACCTCAGCATCCACTGTGGAGAGAGGAACACCATGGACCTGCAGATCATTTATGAGAAGATTGTGAGAAACCGTCGTGGAGGATGGTGCTCTGAAAACAACCTGCTCTTCTCCTGGGTGCTGAGAGAGATGGGCTACAAATACACCACGCTGGGCTCTAGAGTCTTCAACACGCTCAAAAATGACTTCAACCCCTTGGATTCACACCTCATTAACATGGTGGAGATCGAAGGCAAGCCGTATATCGCAGACGTGAGTTTTGGAGTGTCCTGCCAAATCTGGCACCCGTTAGAAATGATCGCAGGGAAAGATCAAGAGCAGCCGGCGGGGATTTTCCGCCTGTTGAACGACGGTGAGAGGTGGATGCTGGAGAAGACTGGAAGGAAGCCGCTGGTCCAGAATGAAGCCTTCACCAGTTCTAGCCTTGTTGACAAGCGCCTGACGAAGACGATATACTCTTTTGTGTTAACACCACGCGGGATTGACCATTTTCTGAACACAACCGAGTACCTGCAGACCAGCCCCGAGTCTCTGTTCACCCAGAAATCCATCTGTTCCCTCCAGACCCCCACTGGATTCAGAGCTCTGATTGGTTGGACCTTCAGTGAAGTCACATTTAACCCTGAGGAAGACACGGACATCATCGAGATAAGAGATGTATCTGACAGCGAGATAGAGACTATACTCAAGGAAAGGTTTAATATCGTTTTGCTTAAAAAACTGACACCAATAAACAGCAAAGCTGCATATAAACTGTAG
- the ary1 gene encoding arylamine n-acetyltransferase pineal gland isozyme nat-10 (The RefSeq protein has 3 substitutions compared to this genomic sequence): MDLQEYFRRIGFGGTYEKPDLATLRTVHEPHVMSVPFGNLSIHCGERNTMDLQIIYEKIVRNRRGGWCCENNLLFSWVLREMGYKYTTLGSRVFKTFKNDFGPMDSHLINMVEIEGKPYIADVSFGLLYQIWHPLEMIAGKDQEQPAGIFRLLNDGEKWMLEKTGRKPLVQNEAFANSSLITKRLTTMLYSFVLTPREIDHFLNTSEYLQTSPESLFTQKSICSLQTPTGFRALIGWTFSEVTFNPEEDTDMYEMRDLFDSEIETILKEKFNIVLVNKLTPINNKTANNL, from the coding sequence ATGGATCTTCAGGAATACTTCAGAAGGATTGGGTTCGGCGGGACGTACGAGAAACCCGATCTGGCCACGCTCCGCACCGTCCACGAGCTGCACGTGATGAGCGTTCCCTTCGAGAACCTCAGCATCCACTGTGGAGAGAGGAACACCATGGACCTGCAGATCATTTATGAGAAGATTGTGAGAAACCGTCGTGGAGGATGGTGCTGTGAAAACAACCTGCTCTTCTCCTGGGTGCTGAGAGAGATGGGCTACAAATACACCACGCTGGGCTCTAGAGTCTTCAAAACGTTCAAAAATGACTTCGGCCCCATGGATTCACACCTCATTAACATGGTGGAGATCGAAGGCAAGCCGTATATCGCAGACGTGAGTTTTGGACTGTTGTACCAAATCTGGCACCCGTTAGAAATGATCGCAGGGAAAGATCAAGAGCAGCCGGCGGGGATTTTCCGCCTGTTGAACGACGGTGAGAAGTGGATGCTGGAGAAGACTGGAAGGAAGCCGCTGGTCCAGAATGAAGCCTTCGCCAATTCCAGCCTCATTACCAAGCGCCTGACGACGATGCTGTACTCTTTTGTGTTAACACCGCGTGAGATTGACCATTTTCTGAACACAAGCGAGTACCTGCAGACCAGCCCCGAGTCTCTGTTCACCCAGAAATCCATTTGTTCCCTCCAGACCCCCACTGGATTCAGAGCTCTGATTGGTTGGACCTTCAGTGAAGTCACATTTAACCCTGAGGAAGACACGGACATGTATGAGATGAGAGATCTATCTGACAGCGAGATAGAGACTATACTCAAGGAAAAGTTTAATATCGTTTTAGTTAATAAACTGACaccaataaacaacaaaactgCAAATAATCTGTAG
- the LOC108259370 gene encoding arylamine N-acetyltransferase, pineal gland isozyme NAT-10 has protein sequence MVVCEGFFSRRHAGLVIQLYFATVMDLQEYFRRIGFGGTYEKPDLATLRTVHELHVMSVPFENLSIHCGERNTMDLQIIYEKIVRNRRGGWCCENNLLFSWVLREMGYKYTTLGSRVFKTFKNDFSPMDSHLINMVEIEGKPYIADVSFGLSYQIWYPLEIIAGKDQEQPAGIFRLLNDGEKWMLQKTGRKPLVQNEAFANSSLINKRLTTMLYSFVLTPREIDHFLNTSEYLQTSPESLFTQKSICSLQTPTGFRALIGWTFSEVTFNPEEDTDMYEMSALADSEIETILKEKFNIVLVNKLTPINSKAAYKL, from the exons ATGGTTGTttgtgaagggtttttttctCGAAGGCATGCCGGACTTGTTATTCAGCTTTATTTTGC GACCGTAATGGATCTTCAGGAATACTTCAGAAGGATCGGGTTCGGCGGGACGTACGAGAAACCCGATCTGGCCACGCTCCGCACCGTCCACGAGCTGCACGTGATGAGCGTTCCCTTCGAGAACCTCAGCATCCACTGTGGAGAGAGGAACACCATGGACCTGCAGATCATTTATGAGAAGATTGTGAGAAACCGTCGTGGAGGATGGTGCTGTGAAAACAACCTGCTCTTCTCCTGGGTGCTGAGAGAGATGGGCTACAAATACACCACGCTGGGCTCTAGAGTCTTCAAAACGTTCAAAAATGACTTCAGCCCCATGGATTCACACCTCATTAACATGGTGGAGATCGAAGGCAAGCCGTATATCGCAGACGTGAGTTTTGGACTGTCATACCAAATCTGGTACCCGTTAGAAATTATCGCAGGGAAAGATCAAGAGCAGCCGGCGGGGATTTTCCGCCTGTTGAACGACGGTGAGAAGTGGATGCTGCAGAAGACTGGAAGGAAGCCGCTGGTCCAGAATGAAGCCTTCGCCAATTCCAGCCTCATTAACAAGCGCCTGACGACGATGCTGTACTCTTTTGTGTTAACACCGCGTGAGATTGACCATTTTCTGAACACAAGCGAGTACCTGCAGACCAGCCCCGAGTCTCTGTTCACCCAGAAATCCATTTGTTCCCTCCAGACCCCCACTGGATTCAGAGCTCTGATTGGTTGGACCTTCAGTGAAGTCACATTTAACCCTGAGGAAGACACGGACATGTATGAGATGAGCGCTCTAGCTGACAGCGAGATAGAGACTATACTCAAGGAAAAGTTTAATATCGTTTTAGTTAATAAACTGACACCAATAAATAGCAAAGCTGCATATAAACTGTAG
- the LOC108259233 gene encoding arylamine N-acetyltransferase, pineal gland isozyme NAT-10 isoform X1, which translates to MPDLLIGCISLENVMDLQEYFRRIGFGGTYEKPDLATLRTVHELHVMSVPFENLSIHCGERNTMDLQIIYEKIVRNRRGGWCCENNQLFSWVLREMGYKYTTLGSRVFNTLKNDYNPFNSHLINMVQIEGKPYIADVSFGVSCQIWHPLEMIAGKDQEQPAGIFCLLNDGETWTLQKTGRKPLVQNEAFANSSLIDKRVTKTMYSFLLIQREIDHFLNTSEYLQTSPESLFTQKSICSLQTPTGFRTLIGWTFSEVTFNPKEDTDIIEMRDVSDSEIETILKEKFNIVLVNKLTPINNKAAFKM; encoded by the exons ATGCCGGATTTGTTAATCGGCTGTATTTCACTTGA GAACGTAATGGATCTTCAGGAATACTTCAGAAGGATCGGGTTCGGCGGGACGTACGAGAAACCCGATCTGGCCACGCTCCGCACCGTCCACGAGCTGCACGTGATGAGCGTTCCCTTCGAGAACCTCAGCATCCACTGTGGAGAGAGGAACACCATGGACCTGCAGATCATTTATGAGAAGATTGTGAGAAACCGTCGTGGAGGATGGTGCTGTGAAAACAATCAGCTCTTCTCCTGGGTGCTGAGAGAGATGGGCTACAAATACACCACGCTGGGCTCTAGAGTCTTCAACACGCTCAAAAATGACTACAACCCTTTCAATTCACACCTCATTAACATGGTGCAGATCGAAGGCAAGCCGTATATCGCAGACGTGAGTTTTGGAGTGTCCTGCCAAATCTGGCACCCGTTAGAAATGATCGCAGGGAAAGATCAAGAGCAGCCGGCGGGGATTTTCTGTCTATTGAATGATGGTGAAACTTGGACGCTGCAGAAGACTGGAAGGAAGCCGCTGGTCCAGAATGAAGCCTTCGCCAATTCCAGCCTCATTGACAAGCGTGTCACGAAGACAATGTACTCTTTTTTGTTAATACAACGTGAGATTGACCATTTTCTGAACACAAGCGAGTACCTGCAGACCAGCCCCGAGTCTCTGTTCACCCAGAAATCCATCTGTTCCCTCCAGACCCCCACTGGATTCAGAACTCTGATTGGTTGGACCTTCAGTGAAGTCACATTTAACCCTAAGGAAGACACGGACATCATCGAGATGAGAGATGTATCTGACAGCGAGATAGAGACTATACTCAAGGAAAAGTTTAATATCGTTTTAGTTAATAAACTGACACCAATAAACAACAAagctgcatttaaaatgtag
- the LOC108259233 gene encoding arylamine N-acetyltransferase, pineal gland isozyme NAT-10 isoform X2 — MDLQEYFRRIGFGGTYEKPDLATLRTVHELHVMSVPFENLSIHCGERNTMDLQIIYEKIVRNRRGGWCCENNQLFSWVLREMGYKYTTLGSRVFNTLKNDYNPFNSHLINMVQIEGKPYIADVSFGVSCQIWHPLEMIAGKDQEQPAGIFCLLNDGETWTLQKTGRKPLVQNEAFANSSLIDKRVTKTMYSFLLIQREIDHFLNTSEYLQTSPESLFTQKSICSLQTPTGFRTLIGWTFSEVTFNPKEDTDIIEMRDVSDSEIETILKEKFNIVLVNKLTPINNKAAFKM, encoded by the coding sequence ATGGATCTTCAGGAATACTTCAGAAGGATCGGGTTCGGCGGGACGTACGAGAAACCCGATCTGGCCACGCTCCGCACCGTCCACGAGCTGCACGTGATGAGCGTTCCCTTCGAGAACCTCAGCATCCACTGTGGAGAGAGGAACACCATGGACCTGCAGATCATTTATGAGAAGATTGTGAGAAACCGTCGTGGAGGATGGTGCTGTGAAAACAATCAGCTCTTCTCCTGGGTGCTGAGAGAGATGGGCTACAAATACACCACGCTGGGCTCTAGAGTCTTCAACACGCTCAAAAATGACTACAACCCTTTCAATTCACACCTCATTAACATGGTGCAGATCGAAGGCAAGCCGTATATCGCAGACGTGAGTTTTGGAGTGTCCTGCCAAATCTGGCACCCGTTAGAAATGATCGCAGGGAAAGATCAAGAGCAGCCGGCGGGGATTTTCTGTCTATTGAATGATGGTGAAACTTGGACGCTGCAGAAGACTGGAAGGAAGCCGCTGGTCCAGAATGAAGCCTTCGCCAATTCCAGCCTCATTGACAAGCGTGTCACGAAGACAATGTACTCTTTTTTGTTAATACAACGTGAGATTGACCATTTTCTGAACACAAGCGAGTACCTGCAGACCAGCCCCGAGTCTCTGTTCACCCAGAAATCCATCTGTTCCCTCCAGACCCCCACTGGATTCAGAACTCTGATTGGTTGGACCTTCAGTGAAGTCACATTTAACCCTAAGGAAGACACGGACATCATCGAGATGAGAGATGTATCTGACAGCGAGATAGAGACTATACTCAAGGAAAAGTTTAATATCGTTTTAGTTAATAAACTGACACCAATAAACAACAAagctgcatttaaaatgtag
- the cnep1r1 gene encoding nuclear envelope phosphatase-regulatory subunit 1, whose protein sequence is MNSLEQAEDLKAFERRLTEYVSCLQPATGRWRMILIVVSVCTATGAWNWLIDPDTQKVSFFSSLWNHPFFTISCITLIGLFFAGIHKRVVAPSIIAARCRTVLAEYNMSCDDTGKLILKPRPHIQ, encoded by the exons ATGAACTCTCTAGAGCAAGCCGAAG atCTGAAGGCTTTTGAGAGGAGACTAACCGAGTATGTATCCTGTCTGCAGCCAGCTACAGGCCGGTGGCGAA TGATTTTGATCGTGGTGTCAGTTTGCACAGCGACCGGAGCTTGGAACTGGTTAATAGACCCAGACACTCAAAAG GTGTCCTTCTTTTCGTCTTTATGGAATCATCCGTTTTTCACCATCAGCTGCATCACTCTCATCGGCCTGTTCTTTGCTGGAATACACAAACGCGTCGTCGCACCATCGAT TATCGCTGCACGCTGCCGGACAGTGCTAGCAGAATACAACATGTCCTGTGATGAC ACGGGGAAACTTATCCTAAAGCCACGGCCTCACATCCAGTAG
- the terb2 gene encoding telomere repeats-binding bouquet formation protein 2 isoform X2, with amino-acid sequence MSEGGVISDWKTADYLFSDEASCPDTKRIHVSDEYVMDRATVFHSAYLSTCRLRRSTKSVPLGHYLLPPVSIQREVKAKIGRFIWEQDEMLGVTTPHGNRSTGQMLNIQPDAKGSQTEKRNKRQENRMNTSPSTDESVCCEAQLYPVNNMVSGYVHIDQLKRFSGELHDFLPSHSGYSVSRSHSRRLPYQYKEGH; translated from the exons A TGTCTGAGGGCGGCGTTATCTCCGACTGGAAAACAGCTGATTATCTTTTCAGTGACGAGGCCTCCTGTCCTGACACGAAAAG GATCCACGTGAGTGATGAGTATGTGATGGACAGAGCCACGGTATTTCACAGCGCCTACCTGTCCACCTGTAGGCTGCGGCGGAGCACCAAATCTGTGCCACTTGGTCATTATCTACTGCCTCCTGTTTCTATACAGAGAG AGGTGAAAGCCAAGATTGGAAGGTTTATATGGGAGCAGGATGAGATGCTAGGAGTGACT ACGCCACATGGAAATAGAAGCACTGGGCAGATGTTGAACATCCAGCCTGATGCTAAAGGAAGTCagacagagaaaagaaataaaag GCAGGAGAACCGCATGAACACATCTCCATCAACAGACGAATCGGTCTGTTGTGAGGCGCAGCTCTATCCTGTAAACAACATGGTCTCAG GTTACGTCCATATTGACCAGCTAAAGAGGTTCTCAGGAGAGCTGCACGACTTCCTTCCGTCCCACTCGGGTTATTCGGTCTCTAGATCTCACAGCAGGAGACTTCCTTATCAGTACAAAGAGGGACACTGA
- the terb2 gene encoding telomere repeats-binding bouquet formation protein 2 isoform X1, which yields MFKNKTAWFSDSVKRDIPRFWVSEGGVISDWKTADYLFSDEASCPDTKRIHVSDEYVMDRATVFHSAYLSTCRLRRSTKSVPLGHYLLPPVSIQREVKAKIGRFIWEQDEMLGVTTPHGNRSTGQMLNIQPDAKGSQTEKRNKRQENRMNTSPSTDESVCCEAQLYPVNNMVSGYVHIDQLKRFSGELHDFLPSHSGYSVSRSHSRRLPYQYKEGH from the exons atgtttaaaaacaaaacagcttgGTTCTCAGACAGTGTAAAGAGAGACATTCCCAGGTTTTGGG TGTCTGAGGGCGGCGTTATCTCCGACTGGAAAACAGCTGATTATCTTTTCAGTGACGAGGCCTCCTGTCCTGACACGAAAAG GATCCACGTGAGTGATGAGTATGTGATGGACAGAGCCACGGTATTTCACAGCGCCTACCTGTCCACCTGTAGGCTGCGGCGGAGCACCAAATCTGTGCCACTTGGTCATTATCTACTGCCTCCTGTTTCTATACAGAGAG AGGTGAAAGCCAAGATTGGAAGGTTTATATGGGAGCAGGATGAGATGCTAGGAGTGACT ACGCCACATGGAAATAGAAGCACTGGGCAGATGTTGAACATCCAGCCTGATGCTAAAGGAAGTCagacagagaaaagaaataaaag GCAGGAGAACCGCATGAACACATCTCCATCAACAGACGAATCGGTCTGTTGTGAGGCGCAGCTCTATCCTGTAAACAACATGGTCTCAG GTTACGTCCATATTGACCAGCTAAAGAGGTTCTCAGGAGAGCTGCACGACTTCCTTCCGTCCCACTCGGGTTATTCGGTCTCTAGATCTCACAGCAGGAGACTTCCTTATCAGTACAAAGAGGGACACTGA